In Candidatus Angelobacter sp., a genomic segment contains:
- a CDS encoding TetR family transcriptional regulator, whose product MNRSVSAAGGRSKTGARDPGRTRERILAAALKEFSDNGFAGARVDVIARRAAINKRMIYHYFGNKEELFRAVLRRKIAERQAWGEATPEEPSKSLPLWFDLACQDADWIRLLEWEALRGGEKPVLDEAERRAVAQGAVERIRRRQTSGHLSSEFDPRHVLLAMIGLTTYPVAFPQLTRLITGRQVSDAQFQKERRDFLRKFAVALSPSKAKTE is encoded by the coding sequence ATGAATCGTTCGGTTTCAGCGGCGGGCGGCAGGTCGAAGACGGGCGCGCGTGACCCGGGGCGCACGCGTGAACGCATTCTCGCGGCGGCTCTCAAGGAGTTTTCCGACAACGGATTCGCCGGCGCGCGCGTGGACGTGATTGCGCGCAGGGCCGCCATCAACAAGCGGATGATCTATCACTATTTCGGCAACAAGGAAGAATTGTTCCGCGCGGTGTTGCGGCGGAAAATCGCCGAACGCCAGGCATGGGGTGAGGCTACCCCGGAAGAACCGTCCAAAAGTCTGCCGCTCTGGTTTGATCTTGCGTGCCAGGACGCGGATTGGATTCGTCTCCTCGAATGGGAGGCGTTGCGCGGCGGTGAAAAGCCGGTGCTTGACGAGGCCGAGCGACGCGCGGTGGCCCAGGGGGCGGTGGAGCGCATCCGCCGCCGGCAGACCAGCGGCCATTTGTCCAGCGAGTTTGATCCCCGGCATGTTTTGCTGGCCATGATCGGACTGACCACGTATCCCGTGGCGTTCCCGCAACTGACGAGGTTGATCACCGGCCGGCAGGTTTCCGATGCGCAATTCCAAAAGGAGCGGCGTGATTTTCTCCGCAAATTCGCCGTGGCGCTTTCGCCGTCAAAAGCAAAAACCGAATGA